The genomic DNA CACCTGTTCCATAGGGATCTCCTTGCCGGCCAGATCCATAGCTTTTCTTATGATCAGTGGCAGACCCCGGCAGCATGGCACCTCCATCACGGCGACCGTAATGGCTTTGATCTCTGCCCTGTCGAAGATCTCTGCAAACTTCTCCACATAGGCGTCCGTCTCGTCGAACTTCGGGCACCCGAGCATCACGGCCCTCCCCTTGAGAAGGTGGCGGTGGAGATGGGGATAGGCCACTGGTGTGCAATCCGCCAGCACCAGCAGCCGAGCCCCTCTCAGAAACGGCGCTGTTGCCGGAACAAGCCGGATCTGCACCGGCCAGTGGGACAGCGCGGATCCGGTCTCACCGTGGTCCATGGGTTCCTCGGCCTCCTCGCCAGGTCTTGAACGAAGACCACCATGGATCTGCCCCGAGAAACAGGGGAAGCATGGCCTCTCCAGGGCCCGCTTCGGGCTCTCACTCGTCTTCAGATACTCTTCCACAGCCTCTTCGTCAAAATCCTCTGCCACCCGCTCGATGACCCTCAGGGCACCGAGGGGACATTCTCCGATACACGCTCCAAGACCGTCGCAGTACTTCTCAGCCACCAGCCTGGCCTTTCCGTCGACGACCTGGATCGCACCCTCGGCACAGGAGGGCACACACTGGCCGCACCCGTCACATCTCTCCTCATCGATTTCGATGATCCTCCGAATCCCTCTCATGAGTTTCTCCTCTCCCTCACAATGGAGGCCGGGCAAGCATCACCCACCGCGGGGCTCCTCCTTCTCCTT from Deltaproteobacteria bacterium includes the following:
- a CDS encoding 4Fe-4S binding protein, whose product is MRGIRRIIEIDEERCDGCGQCVPSCAEGAIQVVDGKARLVAEKYCDGLGACIGECPLGALRVIERVAEDFDEEAVEEYLKTSESPKRALERPCFPCFSGQIHGGLRSRPGEEAEEPMDHGETGSALSHWPVQIRLVPATAPFLRGARLLVLADCTPVAYPHLHRHLLKGRAVMLGCPKFDETDAYVEKFAEIFDRAEIKAITVAVMEVPCCRGLPLIIRKAMDLAGKEIPMEQV